A window of the Oncorhynchus kisutch isolate 150728-3 linkage group LG12, Okis_V2, whole genome shotgun sequence genome harbors these coding sequences:
- the LOC116376474 gene encoding uncharacterized protein LOC116376474 — protein sequence MPPWDDNAIHRAQNEFKPKNIKKMKKKVSIIMSVDENRRDEMQRAQNQVNNLQQSMNHMHEQLNSMGRQFTELQSALSQLLDDNMPIMAPKAEGIQLKNVTPAQWDRILPIGIIQREDPNKNQSFQQYVIPIKNNGMEQMEYHGPPPPPIIPMVGSWDAEVNAPRCGDFYARRKDIRSRYVADPALMTITKPEHFEANPQSQAGSWPVAKPQHPAPPVQKTRNSGGWLRWFFGEKEEVLQMTRIPDDKPNSIVWDQNLHRWVDASPMPKTEVFT from the exons AATGAGTTCAAGCCCAAGAACAtcaagaagatgaagaagaaggtgagtattaTCATGTCTGTGGACGAAAACAGAAG GGATGAGATGCAGAGAGCCCAGAATCAGGTGAACAACTTGCAGCAGTCAATGAACCACATGCATGAGCAGCTGAATTCCATGGGGAGGCAGTTTACTGAGTTGCAGAGTGCCCTTTCTCAG CTCCTTGATGACAACATGCCTATTATGGCACCTAAAGCGGAGGGGATCCAACTGAAGAACGTCACCCCTGCACAGTGGGACAGAATCCTCCCGATAGGAATCATCCAGAGGGAGGATCCCAACAAGAACCAATCATTCCAACAATACGTCATCCCAATCAAAAACAATGGAATGGAACAGATGGAATATCATGGACCACCTCCACCTCCCATCATCCCCATGGTGGGATCCTGGGATGCTGAAGTGAATGCTCCACGTTGTGGAGATTTCTATGCCAGGAGAAAAG ATATCCGGAGTAGATATGTGGCGGATCCTGCTTTAATGACCATCACCAAGCCAGAACACTTCGAGGCCAACCCTCAGAGCCAGGCTGGCAGTTGGCCGGTGGCTAAACCTCAGCACCCAGCACCCCCAGTACAGAAAACACGAAACAGTGGAGGCTGGCTCAGGTGGTTCTTCGGTGAAAAGGAAGAAGTTCTTCAGATGACAAGGATACCAGATGACAAGCCTAATTCT ATTGTCTGGGATCAAAACCTGCACAGATGGGTTGACGCAAGTCCCATGCCCAAGACTGAGGTATTCACTTGA